Genomic window (Rossellomorea aquimaris):
GTTCTAGTGGGCGGATTCATTGTCCTTACGAATCTCAATACGTTATTGAAAGCGGGAGGTGTCAGTGGGGAGCTCTCCACGGGAGCCTATATTCTTGTTGCCGTTATATGGGGTGGTGGAATCATCTATAGCCTGAGAAAGAATAGGAATAGTAAAGCCTAAAACAAAATCTTCTTTCATTGAAATCTTCTTATCAAAGAGAGCAGGGAGTTGGTTTCACAGGTGATTTAGGTGTCTTTTGTCTGACCTTATTGGAGGTGGCCATATATATCGATGATGAAGGTGAAAGGAAAAGCAAAGTCAAAGTTTAGTGACTGGTTCGGGGAAGATGTGGATACGTTTAGGTTGATGGGAAGCTGTAGGGAGATTCTTTGGAAGAGAATCATCCCTTTCCTCCAAAATATTAGGCGCCTGGTTCTGATGAGTTTCGTCTTCAGACCAAGCGCATTTTTAATTGGGTATTCATCATGTTATCAATCTGCACCCGGTCATAATCCAATATCCAATCATTAAATTCTCTGTATAGGGAACGCAGGTCCTCTTTATCAGACGCAATGACATCGCAACCACGGTCATCGTATAGATGGAAAATCATCTTTCGTGTGACATTCACGAAGTAAATATCTATACCCGCGTGTTGGGAACCTTTTAAAAGTTGAGTTGGATGGGGGAAGTCCTCGTAGGAAATCGCCATTAGGAGTTGTTGATATCGGATATCATGCTTGTGACAAGGCAGGATGAACCGATGTTTGACCAGGTTTTCATCTTCTTCTTCAATATGGAAGAGCTCATAAAAAAGCTTGTACCTAGTATCCTTACGTCTGATATATTTCTGATACACTTTTGTGGGTCTATTCTCAAGAAAACGGTCATATTTCATGGTTTGAACATCCGTAATGCATCTGACTCCTTGAATACGTGGTCGAATAGAAGAGTCGTTCGTTCCTTTATTTGCTTCAAATTCCTCTTGTTTAATGATCGACGTCAGGAATGGATATTTCAAATCGAAGACCAAATTCAGACGAATAAAATAGGGATGGTCGAAGCAATAGACCGTCGAAATGATTTTGCATAAAAGGGTATAATTTATTCTGCATACAAGACTCCTTTTGAAATGATTAATATGGATCATACATTGTCCAACGTCTTCTGCTCCTCTTTTTTTTCATATTTTTTCGTAAAGTAAAGCGTAAGGAATACCCCGAGTACCACTATGCCGATACAAACAGATAGAGGGAAGTCCCAACGTGTATAGAGGACCGTTGAAGCCCCGATGATCGTGATCCATTCGAAGGCTAAGAAGGATTTAAGGTATTTCATTGTATGCGCTCCTTTTGTTCCATATTTTTTTATTGGAGGTAGATTAATATTCATCCATTACTTTTCATCGAATAAATCCTCGTCCCCCTGTGGTTCTTTGATTCCATGCTTATCTTCTAGGAATTTTCCGATTGAGGAATTGTTGATGCCGTCCCGAACGGCTCTTTCGATAACCAGATAGAAGATTAGTAAACTGACTAGTGCCCCCAGAATCATAAAGGGGATCTCCATAATTACACCTCCGTATACTTTACTCCAATTCTATTCTTTTAACCTTCAAGCCAGGTACAGTGTGGATTAATTTCCTGTAATAATCAGACCGAATGGAAAAGCCACCAATTTTCTCATGGGTGGTGGATGAAAACCAGGTGAACGAATTTTTAATAAAAGTTAAGTCTTCCGGCAACTTTGGAGCCACCCAGTCATATAAACCAGTGGCATGTAGTTGCAGTAACTTGCAGGTTTGTTCATTTGCTTTCATTAGATAAACGGTGGCCGGTAGTCCCATGGTGATGGTATTTGCCCATTCTTTTGTTTGGTACGTTTCGATGATGTGTGGATCGAATTCTGCCAAAACATCCTGATCATAAGAAAGTTTTTTTCTTGTGATGAAGAAAAAGGTATCTGAATGGTCGCAAAGCACTTTGATGAGGGCATGGTACGTTTCATCTGTAGGATTGGTGGTCAGGTCCCAGTATTCTATTTTATTCATCTAATCATTCTCTCTCGTTCATAAAGAACTGAAATTTAATTTATCCACCCATTCAACACCATCCCAAAATTCATCACCATATGAAAAGCGATCGAAGGATAGATGCTTTCGGTCTTTAACACCACAATGGCATAGAAGAGTCCTCCGAAAGAAAAGAGGAGGCTGAGAAGCAGCGGGATTCCGATGGATAGATGTAATAGACCGAATCCGAGGCTTGTGACCGTAACGGCATAAAGGACGGATACGTTTCGTTTCAACGATGACAGCATGACGCCTCTCCAGATGAGCTCTTCCAGGGTAGCATTGAGGATGGTAAATCCTATAGCGAATAGGAATTGAGCTTTCAACTCGCTTATGCCTGAGGACCAGATGAGTGGGATGAAGATGGTGCTTGATCCCGCCAGTCCAATCAGTAAGAATAAGGGCAGTGAAATGGTATGGGATGGCATGGAGACACGCCTTTTCCAATTTGGAAATTGAGTGAAGAGAACGATTTTTTCCTTTGACACTAGGTGTGAGACCGCTAATCCCATCAGGATGAGGAGCAGAAAGCTTCTGTTCAACAGGATTTTCGTTTCTTTTGACACGTCCCATTCACCGATCCAGCCATTTGCGAATTGAAACAGCAATAGTCCTAGCAGAAAGAATAGGAAGAGGGAAATAACTGAGTGATTCTTTTTTGTAGCGGGATAGAGGATGAGAAGGCCAAGTAGCGCAAGCAGTCCCCAATCGTATCTTCTATATGAAAGAAGGATGATTCCTGCGAAAAACAGGGCGGCCGAACTTATGAGGAAAAGCGTTTGCTTTGAACGGATCATGGGGTCCTCCTTGGTCGATCTTTACCAATAGTTTAGCATAATTTTCCTATTTTGTATGAGTTTTTTCCATTATGGACGAAGAGAGGATTGCTTGTGGTAAAATTAGGATAGTTTACATAAGGGGGAGGAATGGACATGTACAAACACATCATATGGGATTTCGATGGCACGCTTTTTGATACCTATCCCGTGATGGCGGGAAGCTTCAAGGACACGCTTGAAAGACAGGGAATCGAAGAGCCGTTGGAGGAAATTACGAAACATATGAAGGTATCGATGACATATGCTTTCAATCATTACGGAGAGAAGTACGGAATCGGGGACGAGTTTATCACAGCCTACGATTCACGCAGAAAAGAAGTGGAATTCGATTTGTCCAAGCCCTTTGAAGGGATCGAGGAACTCTGTAAGTATATTCATTCCACTGGCAGAAGGAATTATTTGTACACCCACAGAGGTGAGTCTTCGATCAAGATGCTGGAGAGTTATGGGCTGACGGGTTATTTTACTGACTTCATCACCTCCCAGCACGGGTTTGAGAGAAAGCCGAGTCCTAACGCCATTCAGCACCTGATTCGAACCCATCATATCGATCATACGGAAGCGATCATGATCGGGGATCGGGATTTGGATTTATTATCTGGAAAAAATGCAGGGATCAGTGCGTGTTATTTTACGGATAATGTTGAAGAAAACCCTCATGCTGATTATGTTGTGACGAGTGTGGAAGAATTGTATTCAATCATTTGAGGTTTGATGGAAGAGAGACTATTGGATGTTCTTTAGTTCGATATAAAGTTGTCCTTCCTATACCTAAGATTTTTTTTGTGATTGAGTTCATTGAATGTTTAACTTAAGTGATCAGGATTAGGGTTACAGGGTTGTTGATTTTCCTTGTCACGAACGGCAAATTGGTGTATGCTGATTTCCAAATTACATAGGTGACATAGGGAATCTATGTTGGCGTCCATTTGGTTAATAACGATTTGTTATCGTAGCGCAGTGCCTCCTGAGTATCGGGGGGCACTTTTATTTTTTTCTAAGGGGGAATGGGTTGTGTGGTTGAAGGACGATTTGTACGGAGAATACAAAGTAGACAGTGTATTGGAAGAACTGATTCTAAGTGATCCGGTTCAACGATTAAAGGGGATCCATCAAGGCGGAGCCAGTTTCCTGGTCAATGAAAAGTGGGATGTAACCAGATACGAACACTCAGTAGGTGTGATGCTTTTGATCAAAAAACTGGGGGGCTCAGTAGAGGAGCAGATTGCAGGATTACTGCATGATGTGTCCCATACGGCCTTCTCCCATGTCATCGATGGTGTTCTCGATAATCTTTCAGAGGATTACCACGAAGACATATTCGAACAGGTCATCCATGATTCTGGGATTCCTCAGATTTTGGAGAAGTATGATTATGACTATAGGGATATCATACTTGATGATTCGAGATGGTCCTTGCTTGAGCAGCCGGCACCTGAGCTTTGTGCCGATCGGGTGGATTACACGTTGAGGGACATGTACAGATACGGGTATATTTCATTGAAAGAGGTTCACGATTTCCTGGACGAGGTCGCAGTGGCGGAAGGAAAGATCTGTGTGAAAACCATTGAGGCATCCGAATGGTTTGTTAAGACCTATTATACAGAAGTGATTGACTTCTTCATGAATCCGCTGAATATCTATGGGAATCATTCACTCTCCAACGTATTAAAGGCAGCATTAGAAAAAGGATGGATCAGCTTGGATGATTTTCTTGGGGAGGATGAAGAGGTACTCCTAAAACTCCAAAAGACGGATGACAAGATTCAGATGCTCCTAAGTGAACTGAATCAAGATGTATATATAGAAGAAAACAAAGCCAATTATGATATTCACCATAAAGGAAAGGTGAGATTGATTGATCCTTCTGTTGTGAATCGGAATGGATTGCTAAAGTCGTCTGTTTTGTCGGAAGAAGTTAGACAAAGAGGAGAAGCCGCTTATGAGATCAGTAAAACAGGAAGATATATGAAGGTGATAAGACCTGGGGGACCCAGTTTAGTTGAATAGGACGCTGCTTTGGGTCGAGAAAGAAAAGCGGGTCGCCCTATAGGATGACCCGCTTTTTATACTGAAAAAACATAATCGGTCATTTTCCTGCTCATACTATAGCATATACGTTTAAAGGAGCGAGTACTATGACTGAATCCCAGCAGACCATGCTTAGCCGTTTAAAAGAAATCCAGGAGAATCAAACCGAAATGTGGACCAGCTACTGGCAGCAATATTCGGATTTTGCCACCTGGCCGTTTTGGGTATTGGCTGCATTGTTTATACTTCCTCTGATTGTGCTATTTTTTGTCCTAGATAAAAGAAAGGCCCTTCTTTTAGGGTTCTATGGATATAATGTTCATGTCTTCTTTACATACGTAGATGCCATAGGAGCTAACTTGGTGAAGTGGTTCTATCCATATAAAATCTTCCCGGTATTGGCGAGCTCGATTTCATTGGATGTGTCCCTGGTTCCCGTTGCCTTTATGCTCATGTATCAATTTACATTAAATCATCATAAAAATTACTATTTATTCATGTTTCTGCTCAGTGCAGTCTTTGCATTTGCTTTCAAGCCATTGCTAGTTGCGATAGGTTTGTTTGAGATGAGCGAGGGAACGAATTATTTCACCTTATTCCTTTGTTACGTGGTTGTCGGTCTGATTGCGAAATGGATTACGGATGTCTTTGTTTATTTTGAAAAGAAAGCTCTTAATCGCGTGTGAATTTGTTCTTTCAAGGTTTCCCATTTGCCTTTCCCATTACATTGATAAAATCCTCTAAAAACTTTGGATAGTCCAATTCAAGGAAGATGTTGATGTTTTTTTCAGCCGGCTTGGAACTGGGCCTGAAATCTGCGATGGACGTTCCCATTCCTGTTCCCGTGGTCAAGATGTTGACTTCCCTTCTGATGGACTTCCCCATTTCCGGGTTCACCATCAGGGATAGGGTCACTACATCATGCATGGGTGCGCCGTTTATACCTGGAACGAGCTTCTTATAAGCTTCAATATAGTATTCCATGACTTCATCCATGATCTCAATCAATGGGTTATCTGACATCTGCTGGATATAACGGATTTGGTCCATGGTGATGATGGCTTTGTTCGAGACATTCAAGGGAACGATATAAATATTGTTCAGATCCCTGACCACCACCTGCGATGCAATGGGGTCACCATAGAAGTTCGCTTCTGCAGACGGGGTCACGTTTCCAGGAACCATAAAGGCGCCTCCCATAATGTAAAATTCCTTGATGTCTTCGACGATATTTTCACCTAATAAGTGAAGGGAGGCAAGAGATGTATTTCTCCCCACGTCAACTATGGTGATATCTTCCTGGTCCTTGATGATTTTGTAGAGTTCTGAGAAATTGGTTAGTTCACCCGATATACTCTCAGGAGGTCTGATGGGACCGAGCCCTTCCTGTCCGTGGATCTCGGGATAGTACGTTGGGATTTCCCCTGACGATGGACTATTGGTTCCCCCGATGATCGGGATATCTTCTCTTCCGGCAAGCTTGAGCAAATAGGCGATATTATCCGTTGCCTGCTTTTTTGAAGTATTCCCATAACTTGATACGATGGCGAGTACTTTAATGTCGGGGTTCAGAAGGGCGTACATGATGGCAATGGAATCATCAATGCCGGGATCCGCAAACAAAATGATTTTCTTCATCGGACATTCTCCTAACCAATTATGTTGTATTTATATAACGTATCGATAGAAAAAAAGGATTATTCCTTTGATAGAATCTAATTATATGAAACGCACTGCCCAAACAGATGATTTGTCATCATTCACCAAACATGTGATGATGAATTCATACCAAATTTATCGGAATAAGGAGATGAGGATATGAACGTAGCAGTAGTAGGAGCGAACGGACAAATCGGGAAGCAAGTGATCGGGCTCTTAAAAGAAAGCAGCGAGCATACGCCAAAGGCCATAGTGAGAAAAGAAGAGCAGGCCAAGGCCTTTGAACAGGATGGTGTCCAATCTTCACTGGTTGATTTAGAGGGAACGGTGGATGAGATTACACATGGTTTGAAGGGTGCCGATGCCGTCGTATTTACAGCGGGGTCCGGTGGCAAAACGGGAGCGGATAAAACCTTGCTCATCGATTTAGACGGAGCGGTGAAAACGATGGAGGCCGCCAAACAAGCAGGAATTGACCGGTTCATCATGGTGAGTGCCCTGCAGGCTCATAATCGTGAGAACTGGAACGAATCCTTGAAGCCGTATTATGTGGCGAAGCATTTTGCCGACCGTGCACTGGAACAGAGCGGATTAACCTACACCATCATCCGTCCTGGCGGTTTATTGAATGAAGCGGGTACAGGGAAGGTGACCGCAGGAGAGAATCTATCAAGAGAATCGATTCCACGTGAAGATGTAGCGGGCACGATCGTAGCGAGCCTGGACGAAGAACGTACATTTAATAAGGGCTTTGATTTGATTTCTGGTGATGCTGGAATTGAAGAGGCTGTTCGGAACGTATAAATAGAAAAGAAGGAATGATCATCTTGAGGGTGGTCATTCTTTTTTTTTTCTAAAATGATTGGGTGTAGAAGACTCCTTTTTTTAATCCGTTCATGTGGAGGGATTGAAGGATAGTGGCAGCTGTTCTCCGTGAAGGAAGCAGAAGAAAGTCCCTTAATTCCCAATTGGTGATCGTTGGTTTGATTAATAGGAAGTAGTCGTCAATGGCTTGATGCTGATTCAATAGAAGTCTTTTGGTTTTTTTGAGATCGATGATTTCATTTTCTTCACCGTTGTACTTTGTATTGAGTTTGCTGATTTCACTGACGAGATTTTGGGCATGAATCATTTTATCGTATGGGGGGGTGAGTCTGTGACCGGGAGCCATTCTCAGAATGGTTGACGGATTGCTGAATACGACGAGGAATTCTACGGGAGGGCAAGGAAGTTTGTTGTTATGAAACCACTTTTGCAGGAATAGCATCTGACGCTTCGCCTGTGTAATGGGATCGGGGTAACCCGTTTCAATACCTTGGTAATGTTTAGAAAGTTGATTGAATTCAGGGTCGATCGTAAGGGTGCCGGCGATGTTCTTTATTTCAATCGGGAGTGAGTAGTGTGGGGTGACAAGAAGGCTATCGATCTGGAAGTAATCCGGTTCGAGTGGGAGTTTCAGGTCGTTGAATATCATGTACTTCTTGTCTGTCAGGAAACTTAAGTGATAATCCACGGCTTTCTCACCATGGTATCCGGCTTTTCTTTTCTTGAGATCCTGTTCGATGATGGGACGTTTCGGATGGTCTGGAGGTTGAAGCCTTCTTAAGATGGCCTCGGTTTGGAGAAGTTTGCGAGGAGGTTTTCTTTCTTTTGCGATCAAGGGATCACTCCTTTGTTGGGTGGTTATAGAAAAGTTCTCCATTTTGAGTGAAATTCCTGCTTGTGGAGTGAAATAATCGTCATTTTTTCGATTTTCGACGTGAAAAGAGTCGTGCTGAAGGGCATTTTGAGGTTTTTTCCTCATGTAAGGATTTTTATGAACCAGTTTTCACTACTTATGATCCGGTTTTTGAATATATGACCCGGTTTCCACATTTATGATCCGGAATCCTGAAATATGATCCACTTTTTCATTTTATGATCCCTTAGTCGGATTTCCTTGATTTTAGAACTGAATCATACCGAAAGAAGAGTGACCTTCGTGAGGATGTCATTCTTTTTTTGAGGAAATTAATGATTGTGATTAGTAACCTATTTTGAAATAATTGGTAGTAAGACTAGGGGGAATTAAATGAACTGTACTCATTGTAAAAATGAAATGGTAAAAGGATGTAACGTCAATGTTGAAGGTGTCATGTATGGGATAAAAATAAGTAAAAAACGTAAAGGTTTATTTAATAAAGTTTCGGCAAAACCGAAAGCAGCCGTTTGTTCGAACTGCGGCTATGTGGCTTTCTATGTTGATGATTATAAATTATTCAGAGAATAGGAATATGAATACATAACAATGAAATTTCTCACAACCGAAATTAAATGGTAAAGGGGGACATAGCATGACTAAGAAAAAAGGATTCATTCCTTCATTGATATTCGGAAGTATCATTTTGTGCACGATCGCAATCGTTGCTTTCTTTGTATTTAAAGGTGATGAGGTGAGAGAAATAATCAAGGATGGATTCTCAGATGATGAGCAAGTCTCCCAAACGAACGTAGAAGAAGTAACCAATGAACACGGAAACATCAGTAATCTAGAAGCTTTAGATACCTTTATTGATAAGTTGCAAGATAAACAAAAAGCAAAAATCAATGTGATCCAGTATGGGATTGAGGGACAGAGAGTGGTTGAAGAACTGACATTTAATGGAGATGATGTCCACGTTTATCGCAGTGTAGATGAAGATTTCATAGAAGAATTCCGGTGTGAAAATGTGGTGACGAATGAAGATGGTCGAAAGAAGCAGTATGTGTTGAAGCAATGTACAGGTAATTTTACTGGGGATACTGTTTTACTATCTAAGAATGTAGAGGATTAGGGTTAGTTTGCTGAAAAAGTTTGAATTGATTGGTTGGAGAATCGTCGCCGTCAGACTATTACAATCATAGGGGGGTTCCTCAAAAAGGGGGAAGCTTCTTTATTTTAATAGAGTAATAGCTGGAAGTCACTAACGTAATTTAGTAGGTAAATATGGAAATGGGATGAGGTTTATATGAATTTCAAGATTGATAAACAAAGAGGTTTCACTCCACAGATCGGGCATCTTGTCTCGCAAATGGATTATGCCAGGCACACAACATTGGAAGCTGTAATGGGTCTAACGACGTCGGAATTGGATTACTTGCCTAGTGAGGACGGGAATAGCATCGGAGCCCTTTTATTACATATGGCCGCAGTTGAAAAAGGGTTTCAGATTGAAATATTCGATGATAGACGACCGAATGAACAAGAGATGGAGGAGTGGGGAGCTCCGTACAGCCTCGGTGACAAAGGTCGAAAGAGTATCAAGGGAGAACCGCTGGAGTTTTATATAGTGAAGCTGGATGAAGTAAGGCGCAGAACGCTGGAGGAATTTGCCCAGCGGCCGGATGATTGGTTGTATAAGGATCGACAATGGGATGGACATCCTTCTAATCACTATTTTATCTGGTTTCACGTATACGAGGATGAAATCAATCATAGAGGTCAGATAAGGTTGATACGAAGGATGTTGTCACGGGATTGAGCATCCAAAAAGAGGGGTGAACATAGTGAGTACACTCTTAAAAGATATAGTTCTGAAAAGTAATTGAATATTGAGTGATGGAGGCCATTGTATTGAAAATCAAACATAATCATTACCAAACCCGTGATCTGAAATATACTGTAAGGTCAGCAACAGAAGAAGACGCGAAAGCTTTGTCCCAAGTGAGGTTGCAGATCGATGGCGAAACGGAATATTTAGACCGGGAAAAAGGCGAGGCATATATCGATGAAAGAGGCTTTAAAGAAATCATAAAAGATGATTCGGAGAGGTCCAATCACTTATTTCAAGTTGCGGAAGTAAACGGACGGATTGCAGGGTTTTCAAGGTGTGAGGGGAGCGGGTTGAAAAGAATTTCACACCACGTTGAGTTCGGGGTAGGGGTTTTAAAGGAATTCTGGGGATATGGGATAGGAAAGGCCCTTTTAGACGAATCCGTCAAATGGGCAGATTCAAATGAGATTCGCAAGGTAACTTTAAAGGTGATCGAAACAAATGAAAAAGCTATAAAGCTATATGAAGACTATGGTTTTGAAGTCGAAGGGGTTTTAAAAGAAGACAAACTTCTGTCTGATGGGAATTACTATCATACGATATTGATGGCAAGGTTCAACAAGCATTACTAGTAAATGAATAGGAAAAAGGGAACTCCGGAATATATGGAGTTCCCTTTTTTGCTTTATTCGTTTGGGACTCTCTTGAAGTCTTTGGGAGTGACTGTGTAGCCTTGAATCGATTTTGATCTCTT
Coding sequences:
- a CDS encoding DUF3885 domain-containing protein — its product is MKYPFLTSIIKQEEFEANKGTNDSSIRPRIQGVRCITDVQTMKYDRFLENRPTKVYQKYIRRKDTRYKLFYELFHIEEEDENLVKHRFILPCHKHDIRYQQLLMAISYEDFPHPTQLLKGSQHAGIDIYFVNVTRKMIFHLYDDRGCDVIASDKEDLRSLYREFNDWILDYDRVQIDNMMNTQLKMRLV
- a CDS encoding CPBP family intramembrane glutamic endopeptidase — its product is MIRSKQTLFLISSAALFFAGIILLSYRRYDWGLLALLGLLILYPATKKNHSVISLFLFFLLGLLLFQFANGWIGEWDVSKETKILLNRSFLLLILMGLAVSHLVSKEKIVLFTQFPNWKRRVSMPSHTISLPLFLLIGLAGSSTIFIPLIWSSGISELKAQFLFAIGFTILNATLEELIWRGVMLSSLKRNVSVLYAVTVTSLGFGLLHLSIGIPLLLSLLFSFGGLFYAIVVLKTESIYPSIAFHMVMNFGMVLNGWIN
- a CDS encoding HAD-IA family hydrolase, with product MYKHIIWDFDGTLFDTYPVMAGSFKDTLERQGIEEPLEEITKHMKVSMTYAFNHYGEKYGIGDEFITAYDSRRKEVEFDLSKPFEGIEELCKYIHSTGRRNYLYTHRGESSIKMLESYGLTGYFTDFITSQHGFERKPSPNAIQHLIRTHHIDHTEAIMIGDRDLDLLSGKNAGISACYFTDNVEENPHADYVVTSVEELYSII
- a CDS encoding HD domain-containing protein, which encodes MWLKDDLYGEYKVDSVLEELILSDPVQRLKGIHQGGASFLVNEKWDVTRYEHSVGVMLLIKKLGGSVEEQIAGLLHDVSHTAFSHVIDGVLDNLSEDYHEDIFEQVIHDSGIPQILEKYDYDYRDIILDDSRWSLLEQPAPELCADRVDYTLRDMYRYGYISLKEVHDFLDEVAVAEGKICVKTIEASEWFVKTYYTEVIDFFMNPLNIYGNHSLSNVLKAALEKGWISLDDFLGEDEEVLLKLQKTDDKIQMLLSELNQDVYIEENKANYDIHHKGKVRLIDPSVVNRNGLLKSSVLSEEVRQRGEAAYEISKTGRYMKVIRPGGPSLVE
- a CDS encoding CBO0543 family protein, which translates into the protein MTESQQTMLSRLKEIQENQTEMWTSYWQQYSDFATWPFWVLAALFILPLIVLFFVLDKRKALLLGFYGYNVHVFFTYVDAIGANLVKWFYPYKIFPVLASSISLDVSLVPVAFMLMYQFTLNHHKNYYLFMFLLSAVFAFAFKPLLVAIGLFEMSEGTNYFTLFLCYVVVGLIAKWITDVFVYFEKKALNRV
- a CDS encoding nucleoside hydrolase is translated as MKKIILFADPGIDDSIAIMYALLNPDIKVLAIVSSYGNTSKKQATDNIAYLLKLAGREDIPIIGGTNSPSSGEIPTYYPEIHGQEGLGPIRPPESISGELTNFSELYKIIKDQEDITIVDVGRNTSLASLHLLGENIVEDIKEFYIMGGAFMVPGNVTPSAEANFYGDPIASQVVVRDLNNIYIVPLNVSNKAIITMDQIRYIQQMSDNPLIEIMDEVMEYYIEAYKKLVPGINGAPMHDVVTLSLMVNPEMGKSIRREVNILTTGTGMGTSIADFRPSSKPAEKNINIFLELDYPKFLEDFINVMGKANGKP
- a CDS encoding SDR family oxidoreductase, whose amino-acid sequence is MNVAVVGANGQIGKQVIGLLKESSEHTPKAIVRKEEQAKAFEQDGVQSSLVDLEGTVDEITHGLKGADAVVFTAGSGGKTGADKTLLIDLDGAVKTMEAAKQAGIDRFIMVSALQAHNRENWNESLKPYYVAKHFADRALEQSGLTYTIIRPGGLLNEAGTGKVTAGENLSRESIPREDVAGTIVASLDEERTFNKGFDLISGDAGIEEAVRNV
- a CDS encoding nuclease-related domain-containing protein; this encodes MIAKERKPPRKLLQTEAILRRLQPPDHPKRPIIEQDLKKRKAGYHGEKAVDYHLSFLTDKKYMIFNDLKLPLEPDYFQIDSLLVTPHYSLPIEIKNIAGTLTIDPEFNQLSKHYQGIETGYPDPITQAKRQMLFLQKWFHNNKLPCPPVEFLVVFSNPSTILRMAPGHRLTPPYDKMIHAQNLVSEISKLNTKYNGEENEIIDLKKTKRLLLNQHQAIDDYFLLIKPTITNWELRDFLLLPSRRTAATILQSLHMNGLKKGVFYTQSF
- a CDS encoding nucleic acid-binding protein, encoding MNCTHCKNEMVKGCNVNVEGVMYGIKISKKRKGLFNKVSAKPKAAVCSNCGYVAFYVDDYKLFRE
- a CDS encoding DUF4362 domain-containing protein codes for the protein MTKKKGFIPSLIFGSIILCTIAIVAFFVFKGDEVREIIKDGFSDDEQVSQTNVEEVTNEHGNISNLEALDTFIDKLQDKQKAKINVIQYGIEGQRVVEELTFNGDDVHVYRSVDEDFIEEFRCENVVTNEDGRKKQYVLKQCTGNFTGDTVLLSKNVED
- a CDS encoding DinB family protein, which gives rise to MNFKIDKQRGFTPQIGHLVSQMDYARHTTLEAVMGLTTSELDYLPSEDGNSIGALLLHMAAVEKGFQIEIFDDRRPNEQEMEEWGAPYSLGDKGRKSIKGEPLEFYIVKLDEVRRRTLEEFAQRPDDWLYKDRQWDGHPSNHYFIWFHVYEDEINHRGQIRLIRRMLSRD
- a CDS encoding GNAT family N-acetyltransferase, which produces MKIKHNHYQTRDLKYTVRSATEEDAKALSQVRLQIDGETEYLDREKGEAYIDERGFKEIIKDDSERSNHLFQVAEVNGRIAGFSRCEGSGLKRISHHVEFGVGVLKEFWGYGIGKALLDESVKWADSNEIRKVTLKVIETNEKAIKLYEDYGFEVEGVLKEDKLLSDGNYYHTILMARFNKHY